From Haloglomus litoreum, the proteins below share one genomic window:
- a CDS encoding DUF2070 family protein, with protein MSNTQGDLASLSRFIFRAPSWYSSIAFALLIAAFAGVAAFDSRFVLEDAWQGVFYIGVPTVAASLLTPPVDRLFGGHLTPNRASLLALTCELVVVVVLTAAGAVAVLTGLGQQFVFDALVASLASIFALRLLVIMAVSHESLAAAVVPASIQTVAAAVLLFIYSGTLRFFEVGGPLTQVFLNRADQAPQELTVVGPETFVLLAITCVLYVGSVYAFLLVIDRPWRNSLGVSVLDFLRGFVGHIAEGTDELEEFFEQLGEEAVVPVTVLAFREPGGVEKARFVLPMIHPGPMGEIGGGNLPERVAQEADGLAFPPHATAGHDFNLVTAREVETIIDAADRAFDEIEYTAEATRSQRTSHGEATLIGQAFGDDAFMTATYAPAFADDVEYAVGLSAQAEARSGGLEDVLLADAHNCNNGLEGDDLGHITPGSKRSFDMIQAAGELGEALGAAARHPLELGVAWDRTRWTPQDGIGPLGIRVAITQVDGQRTAYVVIDGNNMEPGLRDRLVRRLVTELDLDDAEMLTTDTHIVNTVEAVNQVGTAIDGDELGDAVEAVTREAIDDIGPVEAGMATERAEVTVFGNDRTETLASHANAMISMGGALAAVFILAVTAISGLIFFLA; from the coding sequence ATGAGCAACACACAGGGCGATCTGGCCTCGCTGTCGCGGTTCATCTTCCGGGCGCCGAGCTGGTACTCCAGCATCGCCTTCGCGCTCCTCATCGCCGCGTTCGCGGGCGTGGCCGCCTTCGACTCCCGGTTCGTCCTCGAGGACGCGTGGCAGGGGGTCTTCTACATCGGCGTCCCGACGGTGGCCGCGTCGCTGCTGACCCCGCCCGTCGACCGACTGTTCGGCGGCCACCTCACCCCGAACCGGGCCTCGTTGCTCGCGCTGACCTGCGAACTGGTCGTCGTCGTCGTGCTGACCGCAGCGGGCGCGGTGGCCGTGCTGACGGGGCTGGGCCAACAGTTCGTCTTCGACGCGCTCGTGGCGTCGCTGGCCAGCATCTTCGCCCTCCGGTTGCTCGTCATCATGGCCGTCTCGCACGAGTCGCTGGCCGCCGCCGTCGTGCCCGCCAGCATCCAGACCGTCGCCGCCGCCGTCCTCCTGTTCATCTACAGCGGGACGCTCCGCTTCTTCGAGGTCGGTGGGCCGCTCACCCAGGTCTTCCTCAACCGCGCCGATCAGGCGCCACAGGAACTCACCGTCGTCGGCCCGGAGACGTTCGTCCTGCTTGCCATCACCTGCGTACTGTACGTCGGCTCGGTCTACGCGTTCCTGCTGGTCATCGACCGGCCGTGGCGGAACTCGCTGGGGGTCTCGGTGCTGGACTTCCTCCGGGGCTTCGTCGGCCACATCGCCGAGGGGACCGACGAGCTGGAGGAGTTCTTCGAGCAGCTCGGCGAGGAGGCCGTCGTCCCCGTGACCGTCCTAGCGTTCCGCGAGCCCGGCGGCGTCGAGAAGGCCCGCTTCGTCCTCCCGATGATCCACCCGGGGCCGATGGGCGAGATCGGCGGCGGCAACCTCCCCGAGCGCGTGGCCCAGGAGGCCGACGGCCTCGCGTTCCCGCCGCACGCGACCGCAGGCCACGACTTCAACCTCGTCACGGCCCGCGAGGTCGAGACCATCATCGACGCCGCCGATCGCGCGTTCGACGAGATCGAGTACACCGCCGAGGCGACCCGCTCGCAGCGCACCAGCCACGGCGAGGCCACCCTCATCGGGCAGGCGTTCGGCGACGACGCGTTCATGACCGCCACCTACGCGCCCGCCTTCGCCGACGACGTGGAGTACGCGGTCGGGCTCTCGGCCCAGGCCGAGGCCCGCTCGGGCGGCCTGGAGGACGTCCTGCTGGCGGACGCCCACAACTGCAACAACGGACTGGAGGGCGACGACCTCGGCCACATCACGCCGGGGTCGAAGCGCTCGTTCGACATGATCCAGGCCGCCGGCGAACTGGGCGAGGCCCTCGGCGCGGCCGCGCGCCACCCGCTCGAACTCGGGGTCGCCTGGGACCGCACGCGGTGGACCCCCCAGGACGGCATCGGACCGCTGGGCATCCGGGTCGCCATCACCCAGGTCGACGGCCAGCGCACGGCGTACGTCGTCATCGACGGGAACAACATGGAGCCCGGGCTCCGCGACCGGCTCGTCCGGCGCCTCGTCACCGAACTCGACCTCGACGACGCGGAGATGCTCACGACGGACACGCACATCGTCAACACCGTCGAGGCGGTCAACCAGGTCGGTACCGCCATCGACGGCGACGAACTCGGCGACGCGGTCGAGGCGGTCACCCGGGAGGCCATCGACGACATCGGCCCCGTCGAGGCGGGGATGGCGACCGAGCGCGCCGAGGTCACCGTCTTCGGCAACGACCGCACGGAGACGCTCGCCTCCCACGCCAACGCGATGATCTCGATGGGCGGCGCGCTCGCGGCGGTGTTCATCCTCGCGGTGACGGCCATCAGCGGCCTCATCTTCTTCCTGGCGTAG
- a CDS encoding GMP synthase subunit A produces the protein MTRIVVVDNHGQFTHLEQRALRDIGVDTDIVDNETPPDEVEADGVVLSGGPDMDRIGRAPDYLDAGVPVLGICLGMQLIAAELGGEVGAGDYGGYADVTVRIDDEDDPLVGSLAPETRVWASHADEVKRVPEGFTRTAESDVCGVEAMSDTDHDLYGVQWHPEVAHTERGEEVFENFRAVCEGR, from the coding sequence ATGACCCGTATCGTCGTGGTGGACAACCACGGACAGTTCACCCATCTGGAGCAGCGGGCGCTCCGCGACATCGGTGTCGACACCGACATCGTCGACAACGAGACCCCGCCCGACGAGGTCGAGGCCGACGGCGTCGTCCTCTCGGGCGGTCCCGACATGGACCGTATCGGCCGCGCACCCGACTACCTCGACGCGGGCGTGCCCGTCCTGGGCATCTGCCTGGGGATGCAGCTCATCGCCGCCGAACTCGGCGGCGAGGTCGGCGCCGGCGACTACGGCGGCTACGCCGACGTGACCGTCCGCATCGATGACGAGGACGACCCGCTGGTCGGCTCGCTGGCGCCCGAGACCCGGGTGTGGGCCAGCCACGCCGACGAGGTCAAGCGCGTCCCCGAGGGCTTCACCCGCACGGCGGAGAGCGATGTCTGCGGCGTCGAGGCGATGAGCGACACCGACCACGACCTCTACGGCGTCCAGTGGCACCCGGAGGTCGCCCACACCGAGCGTGGCGAGGAGGTGTTCGAGAACTTCCGCGCGGTGTGTGAGGGGCGGTAG
- a CDS encoding VOC family protein: MSDQPHLGHVHLKVRDVDRSIEFYRDVLGLDVTERHGNFAFLTFGEHHHDLALQGLGEGAAAPGPGVGLYHSAWEVPDGTALRETYERLRERGVQVAPVDHGISKALYFDDPAGNGVEVYLDTRPSREVEEWAGRNERFDPTAL; encoded by the coding sequence ATGAGCGACCAGCCACACCTCGGCCACGTCCACCTGAAGGTGCGGGACGTGGACCGGTCCATCGAGTTCTACCGCGATGTGCTCGGCCTCGACGTGACCGAGCGCCACGGGAACTTCGCGTTCCTCACGTTCGGCGAGCATCACCACGACCTCGCACTGCAGGGCCTCGGCGAGGGGGCGGCCGCCCCCGGGCCCGGCGTGGGGCTCTACCACTCGGCGTGGGAGGTGCCCGACGGGACGGCCCTCCGCGAGACGTACGAGCGCCTGCGCGAACGCGGCGTCCAGGTCGCACCGGTCGACCACGGCATCTCGAAGGCGCTCTACTTCGACGACCCCGCGGGGAACGGCGTGGAGGTGTATCTCGATACACGCCCGTCGCGTGAGGTCGAGGAGTGGGCCGGCCGGAACGAGCGGTTCGACCCGACGGCACTCTGA
- a CDS encoding DUF7097 family protein, with protein MKTPTGTSVGVDDPYAHVERCDHLTDDGRCRYAAEYGRHDPEFAAERRADDLRCPAADPEGEWNWADCPHFRARQRSRECVRCGLEEVRMANIEARDTRPLLEEHHLSYRGREGDQQEPSGERAESSEATSREQEPEADMEHEITVYLCRWCHAKVHNSWARVDDDASPDPEAIAAKEERRSREQAETGFETAAERFDPGDTEDSG; from the coding sequence ATGAAGACCCCCACCGGAACCTCCGTCGGCGTGGACGACCCGTACGCCCACGTCGAGCGCTGCGACCACCTGACCGACGACGGCCGGTGTCGCTACGCCGCCGAGTACGGCCGGCACGACCCCGAGTTCGCGGCCGAGCGCCGGGCCGACGACCTCCGGTGTCCCGCCGCGGACCCGGAAGGCGAGTGGAACTGGGCCGACTGCCCGCACTTCCGCGCCCGCCAGCGCTCGCGCGAGTGCGTCCGCTGTGGCCTGGAGGAGGTCCGGATGGCCAACATCGAGGCCCGCGACACCCGACCCCTCCTCGAGGAACATCACCTCTCGTATCGGGGCAGAGAGGGCGACCAGCAGGAGCCCTCGGGCGAGCGAGCAGAGAGCAGCGAAGCGACGAGCCGCGAGCAGGAGCCGGAGGCCGACATGGAACACGAGATCACGGTCTACCTCTGCCGGTGGTGTCACGCGAAGGTGCACAACTCGTGGGCACGTGTCGACGACGACGCGTCCCCGGACCCCGAGGCCATCGCCGCGAAGGAGGAGCGCCGGTCGCGCGAGCAGGCCGAGACGGGGTTCGAGACGGCCGCCGAGCGGTTCGACCCCGGTGACACCGAGGATAGCGGCTGA